From a single Lentimicrobiaceae bacterium genomic region:
- a CDS encoding single-stranded DNA-binding protein, translating into MNSLRNRVQLIGHLGVDPEVKTLDSGKKVARFSLATNDEYTGKNGEKVKQTQWHQLVVWGKLADTCEKYLSKGKEIAIEGKLTYRTWDDKDGKTHNMTEIWVNELLMMGGKAKS; encoded by the coding sequence ATGAACTCCTTAAGAAATCGTGTGCAGTTAATTGGTCATCTGGGTGTTGATCCTGAAGTAAAAACCCTTGACAGTGGTAAAAAAGTAGCGCGTTTCTCGTTGGCAACCAATGATGAATACACAGGGAAAAACGGTGAAAAAGTTAAACAAACCCAATGGCATCAGCTTGTTGTGTGGGGGAAGCTGGCCGATACCTGCGAGAAGTACCTGAGCAAAGGCAAGGAAATAGCCATTGAAGGTAAGCTTACCTACCGTACTTGGGATGACAAAGACGGAAAAACTCATAATATGACTGAAATATGGGTAAATGAGCTGCTCATGATGGGCGGCAAGGCTAAAAGTTGA
- the ssb gene encoding single-stranded DNA-binding protein produces the protein MNRLTNTVQLIGRLGADPIIRTFDKNKKLATFSLATTDEYYNKAGEKVKDTQWHSLVVWGGLVDVCEKYLTKGKEIAVEGKLGYRVFTDKDNNRRFVTEINVNDILMMSDKSAAGI, from the coding sequence ATGAATAGGCTGACAAATACAGTACAACTCATTGGCAGGCTGGGAGCCGATCCCATCATCAGAACTTTCGATAAAAATAAAAAACTGGCCACCTTCAGTCTGGCTACCACCGATGAGTATTATAATAAAGCAGGCGAAAAGGTAAAAGACACCCAATGGCATAGCCTGGTAGTGTGGGGTGGACTTGTTGATGTTTGTGAAAAGTATCTTACAAAAGGCAAGGAAATCGCAGTGGAAGGAAAGCTTGGTTACCGCGTTTTTACTGATAAGGACAACAACAGGCGCTTTGTGACTGAAATCAATGTAAATGATATCCTCATGATGAGCGATAAAAGTGCTGCAGGAATATAG
- the ssb gene encoding single-stranded DNA-binding protein, with amino-acid sequence MKALNNRVQLIGHLGADPEVKTFENGSVMARLSLATSERAVGNKGEKAIRTQWHQLVVWGKLAEICGKYLQKGREIAVEGRIAYRAFTDSEGNSRLITEITVNDLLMISGRQAG; translated from the coding sequence ATGAAAGCATTAAACAATCGTGTACAATTAATTGGGCATCTGGGCGCAGATCCGGAAGTAAAAACTTTTGAAAACGGAAGCGTAATGGCCCGTTTGTCGCTGGCAACCAGCGAGCGTGCAGTTGGAAATAAAGGGGAAAAAGCCATTCGTACCCAATGGCATCAACTGGTGGTTTGGGGAAAACTGGCCGAAATATGTGGTAAATATTTACAGAAAGGCCGCGAAATAGCCGTAGAAGGTCGTATTGCATACCGCGCATTTACTGACAGCGAAGGCAATAGCAGACTGATTACCGAAATTACCGTGAATGATTTGCTGATGATAAGCGGACGTCAGGCCGGATAA